A single Candidatus Amarolinea dominans DNA region contains:
- the cas1 gene encoding CRISPR-associated endonuclease Cas1, with product MPVIYLTDQGAMAHKKGERLIVEKKSDVILDMPLIHVEQLVVMGNVQLSAALITQLLLQEVDVAFFSSYGKYRGRLTPPALGFAQLRHRQYQVLGNPQTALPIAKQAIQAKLANQRRTLGRLAATAGSQVQATVIRATQTMQGIEGQVSAARDLDSLRGYEGSGAAAYFGGLKDLLPPGWGFNGRQYRPPPDAVNAALSFGYALLQSAVLGMVNLVGFDPYLGFFHTIDYNRPSLALDLMEEFRPVVVDAIVAPLFLRNQFTAQDFRREPGAKPGVYLVEDGRRRLIEAHEKQMATPVPYPRKKETTALRRVIEEQARHLANVVLGEAGSYQGYEA from the coding sequence ATGCCGGTTATCTATTTGACCGATCAGGGCGCGATGGCGCACAAGAAGGGCGAGCGCCTGATTGTGGAGAAGAAGTCGGATGTGATTCTGGACATGCCGCTGATCCATGTGGAGCAGTTGGTGGTGATGGGCAATGTACAACTGTCGGCCGCGTTGATTACGCAGTTGCTGCTGCAGGAGGTGGATGTGGCCTTTTTCTCGTCGTATGGCAAGTATCGCGGGCGCTTGACGCCGCCGGCGCTCGGTTTTGCGCAGTTGCGCCATCGGCAGTATCAGGTGCTGGGGAATCCGCAGACCGCGCTGCCGATTGCGAAGCAGGCGATTCAGGCCAAGCTGGCGAATCAGCGGCGGACGCTGGGACGCCTGGCCGCGACGGCCGGTAGCCAGGTGCAGGCGACGGTGATCAGGGCCACGCAGACGATGCAGGGGATCGAGGGGCAGGTGAGCGCGGCGCGTGACCTGGACAGTCTGCGCGGTTATGAGGGGAGCGGCGCGGCGGCTTACTTTGGCGGTTTGAAGGATCTGTTGCCGCCGGGCTGGGGGTTCAACGGCCGGCAGTACCGGCCGCCGCCCGATGCGGTGAACGCGGCGCTGAGCTTCGGCTATGCGCTGCTGCAGAGCGCGGTGCTGGGCATGGTCAACCTGGTGGGGTTCGATCCGTACCTGGGCTTTTTCCATACGATTGATTATAACCGCCCGTCGCTGGCGCTCGATCTGATGGAGGAGTTCCGGCCGGTGGTGGTGGATGCGATTGTGGCGCCGCTGTTCCTGCGGAATCAGTTCACGGCGCAGGATTTTCGCCGCGAGCCGGGCGCGAAGCCAGGGGTGTACCTGGTGGAGGACGGCCGCCGGCGTTTGATCGAGGCGCACGAGAAGCAGATGGCGACGCCGGTTCCCTATCCACGCAAGAAGGAGACCACCGCGCTGCGCCGCGTCATCGAGGAGCAGGCGCGCCACCTGGCGAATGTGGTGCTGGGGGAGGCGGGGAGTTATCAGGGGTACGAAGCGTAA
- the cas2 gene encoding CRISPR-associated endonuclease Cas2, with amino-acid sequence MQSAERRVQSAERRVQSAKCRAQSAERRAQSAERRAQSAERRVQSAKCKMQRAEGRGQNVEGRALCTLYFVFCTSVRGFIMAKTTQFVLVCYDIPDDRRRTKVMQTLLDFGRRVQYSVFECDLKAKDLDRLLKKLGRLVDKTEDSVRFYFLCESCLPKALAMGAEAEMGDARVVARIL; translated from the coding sequence GTGCAAAGTGCAGAGCGCAGAGTGCAAAGTGCAGAGCGCAGAGTGCAAAGTGCAAAGTGCAGAGCGCAGAGTGCAGAGCGCAGAGCGCAGAGTGCAGAGCGCAGAGCGCAGAGTGCAGAGCGCAGAGTGCAAAGTGCAAAGTGCAAAATGCAGAGGGCAGAGGGCAGAGGGCAGAATGTAGAGGGTAGAGCGCTTTGTACTTTGTATTTTGTATTTTGCACTTCTGTCCGGGGGTTTATCATGGCGAAGACGACGCAGTTTGTGTTGGTGTGTTATGACATTCCGGATGATCGGCGGCGGACGAAGGTGATGCAGACGCTGTTGGATTTTGGGCGGCGGGTGCAGTATAGTGTGTTCGAGTGCGATCTGAAGGCGAAGGATCTGGATCGGCTGCTGAAGAAGTTGGGGCGGCTGGTTGACAAGACGGAGGATAGTGTTCGTTTCTACTTTTTGTGCGAGTCATGCCTGCCGAAGGCACTGGCGATGGGCGCGGAGGCGGAGATGGGGGATGCGCGGGTGGTGGCGAGGATTTTGTGA
- a CDS encoding WYL domain-containing protein: MPSLLDCLNLASFRHLWTIAQAHYLNAPQRHPPKDLWVQTLHAFLSNPANLQTILSQLSPADHDALHALLDLPHPALQHAFCARHGVIRPYRPWNQSTPLPDRPWRFPASSAERLWYLGLLFPAPPDRPGGQTRLTLADEHRAFLRQHLLQNLPLHPQPPTGLAYEPPLFDALYDLTVLLALLHQHDIAPVHQRWLPAPFLQRFNQQTRRPAPFPGLRSELQAPRLHFLHYLAHTLGLLAPVGDFIKPSPTLPLWLQAAPTVRIQQLWNAWLQPDPWRTFRLPGAATPDPIALVQHLLHLLSLAPAAEWRTIPQLLKELKRFLHPQPVWWQTPTADDSLPHLLTDLFLGPLTWLGCVNLQTENRLQVQLTPAARAFLQAAPLSPLPAPQPFTLSLDPERITLRLPDHDAALATAQVDLARLHALISQFGSLSFGPDDLALALASDTTLDAVLQLLSDAAGRPIAADEYATLRRWAATPAPITIHRLTVLETTDPAHLTALTTRRTLRPLLGRTLNRRLIVIPDRHLPRLIGRLRLLGIPHRLTIPNAAGGTRPGKPKIANSGYLYLAGLVFQQLNRFTDLPVRLPAAILDQIAAGLPPETASDLHALAEELLTRLQTAFDGYSGPPLDNPHPVNLADTQARLTAAIAGEHSVELTYWTAGRGELTHRRVDPYRLETRGAVTYLIAYCHLRRAERVFRLDRILAVAESEPPTPAPPPAVADSQSSATISQPPPQIAATTANDDDLIVPF, encoded by the coding sequence ATGCCGTCCCTGCTCGACTGTCTCAACCTGGCCTCGTTCCGCCACCTCTGGACCATCGCCCAGGCCCACTACCTCAACGCGCCCCAACGCCATCCCCCCAAGGATCTTTGGGTCCAAACCCTCCATGCCTTCCTCTCCAACCCCGCCAACCTGCAAACCATCCTCTCCCAACTCTCCCCCGCCGACCACGACGCCCTCCACGCCCTCCTCGACCTCCCCCACCCCGCGCTTCAGCACGCCTTCTGCGCCCGCCACGGCGTCATCCGTCCCTACCGCCCCTGGAACCAATCCACCCCCCTCCCCGATCGCCCCTGGCGCTTCCCCGCCTCCAGCGCTGAACGACTCTGGTACCTCGGCCTCCTCTTCCCCGCCCCCCCGGACCGTCCCGGCGGCCAGACCCGGCTCACCCTCGCCGACGAACACCGCGCCTTCCTCCGCCAACACCTCCTCCAGAATCTTCCCCTTCACCCCCAGCCGCCAACTGGCCTCGCCTACGAACCGCCCCTCTTCGACGCCCTCTACGACCTCACCGTCCTCCTCGCCCTCCTCCACCAACACGACATCGCCCCCGTTCATCAACGCTGGCTGCCCGCCCCCTTCCTCCAGCGCTTCAACCAGCAAACCCGGCGCCCCGCCCCATTCCCCGGCCTGCGCTCCGAACTCCAGGCCCCCCGGCTCCACTTCCTCCATTACCTGGCCCACACCCTCGGCCTCCTCGCCCCCGTCGGCGACTTCATCAAACCCAGCCCCACCCTCCCCCTCTGGCTCCAGGCCGCCCCCACCGTGCGCATCCAACAGCTCTGGAACGCCTGGCTCCAACCAGACCCCTGGCGCACCTTCCGCCTCCCCGGCGCCGCCACCCCAGACCCCATCGCCCTCGTCCAACACCTGCTGCACCTGCTCAGTCTCGCACCGGCCGCTGAATGGCGCACCATTCCCCAACTACTCAAGGAACTCAAACGCTTCCTGCACCCCCAGCCCGTCTGGTGGCAAACCCCCACCGCTGACGATAGCCTGCCCCATCTCCTGACCGACCTGTTCCTCGGCCCCCTCACCTGGCTCGGCTGCGTCAACCTGCAAACCGAAAACCGCTTGCAGGTTCAACTGACTCCGGCCGCGCGTGCGTTTCTCCAAGCCGCGCCCTTGTCGCCCCTGCCCGCGCCGCAGCCCTTCACGCTCAGCCTGGACCCGGAGCGCATCACCCTGCGCCTGCCCGACCACGATGCTGCCCTGGCCACCGCCCAGGTTGACCTGGCGCGCCTCCACGCCCTCATCAGCCAGTTCGGCAGCCTCAGCTTCGGCCCGGATGATCTGGCCCTGGCCCTGGCCAGCGACACCACCCTCGACGCCGTTCTGCAACTCCTCAGCGACGCGGCTGGCCGCCCAATCGCGGCCGACGAGTATGCCACCCTGCGTCGCTGGGCCGCCACCCCCGCCCCCATCACCATCCACCGTCTCACCGTGCTCGAAACGACTGACCCCGCGCACCTGACTGCGCTCACCACCCGCCGCACCCTGCGCCCCTTGCTTGGGCGCACCCTCAACCGGCGCCTGATCGTCATCCCCGATCGTCACCTGCCGCGCCTGATCGGCCGCCTGCGCCTCCTGGGCATCCCCCACCGCCTGACCATTCCCAACGCCGCCGGGGGCACGCGCCCCGGCAAGCCCAAGATCGCCAACAGCGGCTACCTCTACCTCGCCGGCCTCGTCTTCCAGCAGCTCAACCGCTTCACCGATTTGCCCGTGCGCCTCCCCGCCGCCATCCTCGATCAAATCGCCGCCGGCCTCCCCCCCGAAACCGCCTCCGACCTGCACGCCCTGGCCGAAGAACTGCTCACGCGCCTGCAAACCGCCTTCGACGGCTACTCCGGCCCACCCCTCGACAACCCCCATCCCGTCAACCTGGCCGACACCCAGGCCCGCCTCACCGCCGCCATCGCCGGTGAGCACAGCGTCGAACTCACCTACTGGACAGCCGGACGCGGCGAGCTGACCCACCGCCGCGTGGACCCCTACCGCCTGGAAACCCGCGGCGCCGTCACCTACCTCATCGCCTACTGCCACCTGCGTCGCGCCGAACGCGTCTTCCGCCTTGACCGCATCCTCGCCGTCGCCGAAAGCGAACCGCCCACCCCCGCGCCGCCGCCCGCCGTCGCCGACAGCCAGTCATCAGCCACGATCAGTCAACCGCCGCCCCAAATCGCAGCAACCACAGCAAACGACGACGACCTCATTGTACCCTTTTGA
- a CDS encoding DUF1670 domain-containing protein: MVQTTTSDRLVEKTPEASFLHVLQAEFNLSLREAREVVSAAQEHLGLDRATDQVRPGQVRLVVASLRAPFGPPLCETDRTTVTLTVDAGAEDAKVLAKEGRVGLRQGRILRLVDEALDQGGVLTEEDLARVLQVTLRTIIRDIQTLKTAGHVVQTRGQVKGTGRGQTHKVRIIELWLDRQGYDRIALWAHHSVQSIKRYIAAFQRVVTLHREGAAATQIAFLVSLSERLVGDYLALYERIQGEKERLAKLEEELVRVNGPVDLAKRGALRA; this comes from the coding sequence ATGGTACAGACAACCACGAGTGATCGGCTGGTGGAGAAGACTCCGGAGGCCAGCTTTCTTCATGTGCTCCAAGCAGAGTTCAATTTATCGTTGCGCGAGGCGCGTGAGGTAGTGAGTGCAGCGCAGGAACACCTGGGGCTGGATCGTGCGACGGACCAGGTGCGGCCAGGCCAGGTGCGACTGGTGGTAGCGAGTCTGCGAGCGCCTTTTGGGCCGCCATTGTGCGAAACGGACCGCACGACGGTGACGTTGACGGTGGATGCGGGTGCAGAAGACGCCAAAGTGCTGGCTAAGGAGGGGCGAGTAGGGTTGCGCCAGGGCCGCATCCTGCGCCTGGTGGACGAAGCGCTGGATCAAGGCGGGGTGCTGACCGAAGAAGACCTGGCGCGAGTGTTGCAGGTGACGCTACGGACGATCATTCGTGACATTCAAACGTTGAAAACGGCGGGGCACGTGGTGCAGACACGCGGGCAGGTGAAAGGAACGGGGCGAGGACAGACGCACAAGGTGCGCATCATCGAATTGTGGCTGGATCGGCAGGGTTACGACCGCATTGCGCTGTGGGCGCATCATTCGGTGCAGTCAATCAAGCGTTACATCGCAGCGTTCCAACGGGTGGTGACGTTACACCGAGAAGGTGCGGCAGCGACGCAAATTGCCTTTCTGGTGAGTCTATCGGAGCGGTTGGTGGGGGATTACCTGGCGCTGTACGAGCGGATACAGGGGGAAAAGGAGCGGCTGGCGAAATTAGAAGAGGAGCTGGTGCGGGTCAACGGGCCGGTAGACCTGGCAAAAAGGGGGGCTCTGAGAGCATGA